One segment of Pantoea sp. Lij88 DNA contains the following:
- a CDS encoding LysR family transcriptional regulator: protein MANINWRHIEIFHAVMTSGNLTQAATLLHTSQPTVSRELARLEQQLGLELFGRVRGRLQPTVQGLRLFEEVQRSWYGLDRIMEAAESLRQFRQGELSIACLPVFSQSLLPPLCQPFLQRYTDVSLNVIPQESPLLEEWLSAQRYDIGLTETQHAPAGTDRLALLTCDEVCVLPQQHPLSQREVLTPHDFAGEKYVSLSRSDSYRQLLDALFQEQGVERRLVMETHSAASVCAMVRAGVGISIVNPLTALDYADSGVVMRKFSVAVPFTVSLVRPQHRPASALVDAFVSHLQQQVADFPARIAARLA from the coding sequence GTGGCGAACATTAACTGGCGGCATATCGAAATTTTTCATGCGGTAATGACCAGCGGCAATCTGACGCAGGCCGCCACGCTGCTGCATACGTCACAGCCTACCGTAAGCCGGGAGCTGGCGCGTCTGGAGCAGCAACTGGGATTAGAGCTGTTCGGGCGGGTACGCGGTCGCCTGCAGCCGACGGTGCAGGGGTTACGTCTGTTTGAGGAGGTTCAGCGCTCCTGGTATGGCCTGGACCGCATCATGGAAGCGGCGGAAAGTCTGCGTCAGTTTCGTCAGGGCGAGCTGTCGATCGCCTGCCTGCCGGTTTTTTCGCAGTCGCTGCTGCCGCCGCTGTGTCAGCCTTTTTTACAGCGCTACACGGATGTGAGCCTGAATGTGATTCCGCAGGAGTCGCCGCTGCTGGAGGAGTGGCTGTCGGCGCAGCGCTACGACATCGGCTTAACCGAAACCCAGCACGCACCCGCCGGAACTGACCGCCTGGCCCTGCTAACCTGCGATGAGGTGTGCGTGTTGCCGCAGCAGCATCCCCTGAGTCAGCGTGAGGTGCTGACGCCGCACGATTTTGCGGGCGAAAAGTATGTGAGCCTGTCGCGCAGCGACAGCTATCGTCAGCTGCTGGATGCGCTGTTTCAGGAGCAGGGCGTCGAACGGCGGCTGGTGATGGAGACGCACAGCGCCGCGTCGGTGTGCGCGATGGTCAGGGCGGGCGTGGGGATTTCGATTGTGAATCCGCTGACGGCGCTGGATTACGCCGACAGCGGTGTGGTGATGAGGAAGTTCAGCGTGGCGGTGCCGTTTACCGTCAGCCTGGTGAGGCCCCAGCATCGCCCCGCCTCGGCGCTGGTCGACGCCTTCGTCAGCCATCTGCAACAGCAGGTGGCTGACTTTCCGGCCCGCATCGCCGCCCGCCTGGCTTAA
- the lysA gene encoding diaminopimelate decarboxylase translates to MPRSLQSSETALNAANLLPLARRYAGPFWAYDAQIIQARIAQLQAFDVVRFAQKACSNTHILRLMRAAGVKVDSVSLGEIERALAAGYQPGGDEIVFTADLFDQPTLERVTALKVPVNAGSIDMLHQLGAVSPGHAVWLRVNPGFGHGHSQKTNTGGENSKHGIWHGDLAEALAAIKQHGLQLVGIHMHIGSGVDYAHLQQVCDAMVELVMASGQDLTAISAGGGLSIPYRYGEEAIDTHHYFGLWDAARQRIAQHLGHAVKLEIEPGRFLVAEAGVLVSQVRAVKSMGSRHFVLVDAGFSDLMRPSMYGSYHHISLMAGDGRAIDEQQTLDTVVAGPLCESGDVFTQLEGGMVEPRAIPAAKVGDYLVFHDTGAYGASMSSNYNSRPLIPEVLFEQGQPREIRRAQTIESLLALESD, encoded by the coding sequence ATGCCACGTTCATTACAGAGTTCCGAAACCGCACTCAACGCCGCTAACCTGCTGCCGCTGGCACGCCGTTATGCCGGGCCATTCTGGGCCTACGACGCGCAGATTATTCAGGCGCGTATTGCTCAGCTGCAGGCTTTTGATGTGGTGCGCTTTGCGCAGAAAGCCTGCTCGAATACGCATATCCTGCGCCTGATGCGCGCGGCGGGCGTGAAGGTGGACTCGGTATCATTGGGCGAGATCGAACGTGCGCTGGCCGCCGGCTATCAGCCTGGCGGTGACGAGATCGTCTTTACCGCGGATCTGTTCGATCAGCCCACGCTGGAGCGGGTAACGGCCTTAAAGGTGCCGGTGAATGCGGGTTCGATCGATATGCTGCATCAGCTCGGCGCGGTGTCACCGGGACACGCGGTGTGGCTGCGGGTCAACCCTGGCTTTGGTCACGGGCACAGTCAGAAAACCAATACCGGCGGCGAAAACAGCAAGCACGGTATCTGGCACGGCGACTTAGCGGAGGCGCTGGCGGCCATTAAACAGCACGGCCTGCAGCTGGTGGGCATTCACATGCATATCGGTTCCGGCGTCGATTATGCGCATCTGCAGCAGGTCTGTGATGCGATGGTCGAACTGGTGATGGCGTCGGGTCAGGATCTGACAGCGATCTCTGCGGGCGGTGGTCTTTCTATTCCTTATCGCTATGGCGAAGAGGCGATCGATACCCATCACTATTTCGGCCTGTGGGACGCAGCGCGTCAGCGCATTGCTCAGCATCTGGGTCACGCGGTCAAGCTGGAGATCGAACCCGGCCGTTTCCTGGTAGCTGAGGCGGGTGTGCTGGTGTCGCAGGTCCGGGCGGTGAAGTCGATGGGCAGCCGTCACTTCGTGCTGGTCGATGCCGGTTTCAGTGACCTGATGCGCCCTTCAATGTATGGCAGCTATCACCATATCTCGCTGATGGCGGGCGATGGTCGGGCGATCGATGAGCAGCAGACACTCGACACGGTCGTCGCGGGCCCGCTGTGCGAATCGGGCGATGTCTTTACCCAGCTGGAGGGCGGCATGGTTGAACCGCGCGCGATTCCGGCGGCGAAAGTGGGCGATTATCTGGTGTTCCACGACACCGGCGCTTACGGTGCCTCCATGTCCTCTAACTACAACAGCCGCCCGCTGATCCCGGAAGTGCTGTTTGAGCAGGGCCAGCCGCGTGAAATCCGCCGTGCGCAGACGATTGAGTCATTACTGGCGCTGGAAAGCGATTAA
- a CDS encoding GNAT family N-acetyltransferase, with protein sequence MKIVSLSDAPQFADRVINWQWRAFGEASSRDFFASVVNSSLNGADFPVTFVAVEAGRAVGTVGFWRCDLISRQDLFPWLAALYVDESARGKGVSEALQQHVIAYAQARGYPRLWLWSTFGGYYERSGWLPQGEALEYPDKPVKLYYRDL encoded by the coding sequence ATGAAAATCGTCTCGCTCAGCGATGCGCCACAGTTTGCCGATCGGGTCATCAACTGGCAGTGGCGGGCATTTGGTGAAGCCAGTAGCCGCGACTTTTTCGCCAGTGTGGTGAACAGCAGCCTGAACGGTGCGGACTTTCCGGTCACCTTTGTCGCCGTTGAGGCGGGCAGGGCGGTCGGCACAGTGGGATTCTGGCGCTGCGACCTCATCAGCCGCCAGGATCTTTTTCCGTGGCTGGCGGCGCTCTATGTGGATGAGTCGGCGCGCGGCAAAGGTGTCAGTGAGGCGCTGCAGCAGCATGTCATTGCTTATGCACAGGCGCGCGGCTATCCACGGTTGTGGTTATGGTCAACGTTTGGCGGCTACTACGAACGGTCTGGCTGGCTGCCGCAGGGGGAAGCGCTGGAGTATCCCGATAAACCGGTAAAACTCTATTATCGCGATCTCTGA
- a CDS encoding TerC family protein, which yields MFEWISDPNAWLALGTLTILEVVLGIDNIIFLSLVVAKLPKHQQASARRIGLMGAMLMRLGLLASIAWVARLTNPLFTLMDHAFSARDLILLFGGLFLLWKSSMEIHETIEGSEGEHNTRVHSFLGAIVQIMMLDIIFSLDSVITAIGLSDHLFIMMAAVVIAVLMMMFAARAIGEFVERHPSVKMLALSFLILVGFTLILESFAVHVPKGYIYFAMFFSMAVECLNLMRSKKKHA from the coding sequence ATGTTTGAGTGGATTTCTGATCCCAACGCCTGGCTGGCGCTGGGCACCCTGACCATCCTTGAGGTGGTGCTGGGTATTGATAACATCATTTTCCTGTCGCTGGTGGTCGCTAAACTGCCAAAGCACCAGCAAGCCAGCGCACGTCGCATTGGTCTGATGGGCGCGATGCTGATGCGTCTTGGCCTGCTGGCCTCAATCGCGTGGGTTGCCCGTCTGACTAACCCGCTGTTTACGCTGATGGATCATGCCTTTTCGGCGCGCGATCTGATCCTGCTTTTTGGTGGACTGTTCCTGCTGTGGAAATCGAGCATGGAGATCCATGAAACGATCGAAGGCAGCGAAGGCGAACATAACACCCGCGTCCATTCGTTCCTCGGCGCGATTGTGCAGATCATGATGCTCGACATTATTTTCAGTCTGGACTCCGTGATCACCGCGATCGGCCTCTCCGATCATCTGTTCATTATGATGGCAGCCGTCGTGATTGCCGTCCTGATGATGATGTTCGCCGCACGCGCGATTGGTGAATTTGTTGAACGCCATCCGTCGGTGAAAATGCTGGCGCTCTCTTTCCTGATTCTGGTCGGTTTTACCCTGATTCTGGAGAGTTTTGCGGTCCATGTACCAAAAGGTTACATTTATTTTGCGATGTTCTTCTCGATGGCCGTTGAGTGTCTTAACCTGATGCGCAGTAAGAAAAAGCACGCCTGA
- the ptsP gene encoding phosphoenolpyruvate--protein phosphotransferase, protein MLTQLREIVEKVASAPRLNEALDILVNEICLAMDTEVCSVYLADQDRRCYYLMATRGLKKPRGRTVTLAFDEGIVGLVGRLAEPINLADAQSHPSFKYIPAVKEERYRSFLGVPVISRRQLLGVLVVQQREHRQFDESEESFLVTLATQMAALLSQSQMGQLFGQFRQTRVRAIAAAPGVAVAPGWVDETQPLLDQVSAASTLDVQRERERLSLAMSEATNEFRRFSKRFSASAQKESAAIFDLYSHLLTDARLKKDLFDEIERGSVAEWAVKQVIEKFAEQFASLTDNYLRERAGDLRVLGQRLLFHLDDTLVGTNAWPERFVLVADELTATTLAELPQERLAGVVVRDGAANSHAAILTRAMGIPTVMGADIQPHQLNKRLLIVDGYRGELLIDPEPVLVQEYQRLISEENALSKMAEGLVDQPGELKSGERVQVMLNAGLSPEHEQTVGDWVDGIGLYRTEIPFMLQNGFPSEEEQVAQYQGMLQLFRNKPVTLRTLDVGADKQLPYMPISEENPCLGWRGIRLTLDQPEIFLVQVRAMLRANAASGNLSILLPMISHIDEIDDARQLIDRAGREVEEMLGFPIPKPRIGIMIEVPSMLFMIPHLASRVDFISVGTNDLTQYLLAVDRNNTRVANLYDSLHPAMLRALNAIAQEARLANLELCLCGEMAGDPMCVALLVGLGYHHLSMNGKNVPRVKYLLRHLDHEEAQKLSEQGMNAHTATEVRHLVSTFMERRGLGGLIRGGR, encoded by the coding sequence ATGCTCACTCAGTTGCGCGAAATTGTAGAAAAAGTGGCGAGTGCGCCGCGTCTCAATGAAGCACTCGACATCCTGGTCAATGAGATCTGTCTGGCGATGGATACGGAAGTCTGTTCCGTTTACCTCGCCGACCAGGACCGTCGCTGCTATTACCTGATGGCGACGCGCGGACTCAAAAAACCGCGTGGCCGCACCGTAACGCTGGCATTTGACGAAGGTATCGTCGGTTTAGTGGGCCGTCTGGCCGAACCGATCAACCTTGCTGACGCCCAGAGTCACCCCAGCTTTAAATATATCCCCGCAGTGAAAGAGGAGCGCTATCGCTCCTTCCTCGGCGTGCCTGTGATCAGCCGTCGCCAGCTTCTTGGCGTGCTGGTCGTGCAGCAGCGCGAACACCGTCAGTTTGATGAAAGCGAAGAGTCATTCCTGGTCACGCTGGCTACCCAGATGGCGGCCCTGCTGTCGCAATCTCAGATGGGTCAGCTGTTTGGTCAGTTCCGCCAGACGCGGGTGCGCGCGATTGCCGCAGCACCGGGTGTTGCGGTGGCGCCAGGCTGGGTCGATGAAACGCAGCCTCTGCTCGATCAGGTATCGGCCGCCTCAACGCTGGATGTTCAGCGTGAACGAGAGCGTCTGTCGCTCGCCATGAGCGAAGCAACCAATGAATTTCGCCGTTTCAGCAAACGTTTCAGCGCCAGCGCACAGAAAGAGAGCGCGGCCATTTTCGATCTCTACTCTCACCTGTTAACCGATGCCCGTCTGAAGAAAGATCTGTTCGATGAGATCGAGCGCGGATCGGTCGCCGAATGGGCGGTAAAACAGGTGATCGAGAAGTTTGCTGAACAATTCGCGAGCCTGACGGACAACTACCTGCGAGAACGTGCAGGCGATCTGCGGGTACTGGGCCAGCGTCTGCTGTTCCACCTCGATGACACCCTGGTCGGCACCAATGCCTGGCCGGAACGCTTCGTGCTGGTGGCCGATGAGCTGACCGCCACCACCTTAGCTGAGTTGCCGCAGGAGCGGCTGGCGGGCGTGGTGGTGCGTGACGGCGCAGCCAACTCCCATGCGGCGATCCTGACCCGTGCGATGGGGATCCCGACGGTCATGGGCGCTGACATCCAGCCTCATCAGCTCAACAAACGCCTGCTGATCGTCGATGGTTATCGCGGCGAACTGCTGATCGATCCTGAGCCGGTACTGGTGCAGGAGTATCAGCGGCTGATCAGCGAAGAAAACGCGCTGAGCAAAATGGCGGAAGGTTTAGTCGATCAGCCGGGTGAGCTGAAAAGTGGCGAACGCGTGCAGGTGATGCTGAATGCTGGTTTAAGCCCGGAGCATGAGCAGACGGTAGGCGACTGGGTGGATGGCATTGGCCTCTACCGCACCGAAATCCCGTTTATGCTGCAGAATGGCTTCCCCTCAGAAGAGGAGCAGGTGGCGCAGTATCAGGGCATGTTGCAGCTGTTCCGCAACAAGCCGGTGACGCTGCGAACGCTGGATGTGGGGGCAGATAAACAGCTGCCTTACATGCCGATCAGTGAAGAGAATCCCTGCCTGGGCTGGCGCGGCATCCGCCTGACGCTGGATCAGCCGGAAATTTTCCTGGTGCAGGTACGCGCGATGCTGCGTGCCAATGCCGCCTCCGGCAACCTCAGTATTCTGCTGCCGATGATCAGTCATATTGATGAGATCGACGACGCCAGACAGCTGATCGATCGCGCCGGACGTGAAGTGGAAGAGATGCTGGGCTTCCCGATTCCGAAGCCGCGAATCGGTATCATGATCGAAGTGCCGTCGATGCTGTTTATGATCCCGCATCTGGCGTCACGGGTCGATTTTATCTCGGTGGGCACCAACGACCTGACACAGTATCTGCTGGCGGTGGACCGCAACAACACCCGTGTGGCGAACCTTTATGATTCGCTGCATCCGGCGATGCTGCGTGCCCTGAATGCGATTGCACAGGAAGCCCGCCTGGCCAATCTGGAATTATGTCTGTGTGGTGAAATGGCGGGCGATCCGATGTGCGTCGCACTGCTGGTCGGCCTGGGGTATCACCATCTCAGCATGAACGGTAAAAACGTACCGCGCGTGAAGTACCTGCTGCGTCATCTGGATCACGAAGAAGCGCAGAAGCTCAGTGAGCAGGGCATGAATGCCCACACCGCCACAGAAGTTCGCCATCTGGTCTCGACCTTTATGGAGCGGAGGGGATTAGGTGGTTTGATTCGCGGCGGTCGTTAA
- the mutH gene encoding DNA mismatch repair endonuclease MutH, with amino-acid sequence MSYLPGPPEDEASLLARAQHLAGLTLEALAARAGLPMPVDLKRDKGWVGMLLELHLGASAGSKAEQDFAHLGIELKTIPIDAQGKPLETTFVCVAPLTGNSGVTWLTSHVRHKLARVLWIPVEGGREIPLRERRVGAPLLWSPDAEEDEMLRQDWEELMDMIVLGRVEQITARHGAWLQIRPKAANSKALTEGIGDQGQPIMTLPRGFYLKKSFTGPLLARHFLL; translated from the coding sequence ATGAGTTACCTGCCAGGACCACCCGAAGATGAGGCCAGCCTGCTGGCACGCGCACAGCACTTAGCCGGGCTAACACTGGAAGCGCTGGCCGCTCGCGCCGGTCTGCCCATGCCTGTGGATCTTAAGCGCGACAAAGGCTGGGTCGGCATGCTGCTGGAACTGCATCTCGGTGCCAGCGCAGGCAGCAAAGCGGAACAGGACTTTGCCCATCTGGGTATCGAACTGAAAACCATCCCGATTGATGCGCAGGGAAAACCGCTGGAAACCACCTTTGTCTGCGTCGCACCGCTGACCGGCAACAGCGGCGTCACCTGGCTCACCAGCCATGTGCGTCACAAACTGGCGCGGGTGTTGTGGATCCCGGTTGAAGGCGGGCGGGAGATTCCGCTGCGGGAACGTCGCGTCGGCGCGCCGCTGTTGTGGAGTCCGGATGCGGAAGAAGATGAAATGCTGCGTCAGGACTGGGAAGAGCTGATGGATATGATTGTGCTGGGACGCGTTGAGCAGATTACCGCACGTCATGGCGCCTGGCTGCAGATCCGCCCTAAAGCCGCCAACAGCAAAGCGCTGACAGAGGGGATAGGCGATCAGGGCCAGCCCATCATGACGCTGCCGCGCGGTTTCTATTTAAAGAAAAGCTTCACCGGGCCACTGCTGGCGCGGCATTTTCTCCTCTGA
- the rppH gene encoding RNA pyrophosphohydrolase: MIDDDGYRPNVGIVICNRQGQVLWARRFGQHSWQFPQGGINPGETAEQAMYRELFEEVGLHRKDVRILASTRNWLRYKLPKRLVRWDTKPVCIGQKQKWFLLQLMCNDADINVQHSSTPEFDGWRWVSFWYPVRQVVSFKRDVYRRVMKEFAGVVMSMQESAGQRNNPAHRRKRG; the protein is encoded by the coding sequence GTGATCGATGATGATGGCTACCGCCCGAATGTTGGTATCGTAATCTGTAACCGGCAGGGACAAGTGTTATGGGCCAGGCGCTTTGGACAGCACTCCTGGCAATTTCCTCAGGGAGGCATCAATCCCGGTGAAACCGCAGAACAGGCGATGTATCGCGAACTGTTCGAAGAGGTCGGCTTACACCGGAAAGATGTTCGAATACTTGCCTCTACCCGCAACTGGTTGCGTTACAAGTTGCCAAAACGTTTGGTGCGTTGGGACACAAAGCCGGTATGTATCGGCCAGAAACAAAAGTGGTTTCTTCTGCAGTTAATGTGTAATGACGCGGATATCAATGTACAGCACAGCAGCACGCCGGAATTTGACGGCTGGCGCTGGGTCAGTTTCTGGTATCCGGTGCGTCAGGTTGTCTCCTTTAAGCGCGACGTCTATCGTCGGGTAATGAAGGAATTCGCTGGCGTGGTGATGTCTATGCAGGAGAGTGCGGGGCAGCGAAATAATCCTGCCCATCGACGTAAGAGAGGATAG
- a CDS encoding MFS transporter: MPVALMALALSAFAIGTTEFVIMGLLPEVARDLQVSIPSAGWLISGYALGVAIGAPIMALLTARLPRKKTLILLMVIFIVGNLLCALAYNYNLLMLARIVTALCHGAFFGIGAVVAASLVPAGRQASAVALMFTGLTLANVLGVPLGTSFGQMFGWRATFWGVAVIGVLAFIALIVSLPNNKEEKPVHLASEIGALANGKLWLSLLMTVCFAAAMFALFSYIAPLLLEVTGISDRGVSWTLFLIGAGLTVGNILGGKLADWKVSFSLILSFSLIALFSLLFSWTSHALWLAEITLFLWAMATFATVPGLQINVVRHGKEAPNLVSTLNISAFNVGNALGAWVGGAVIGRGFGLTAVPVAAAALAAIGLLVCLITFRKSGGAAARVRA, encoded by the coding sequence ATGCCTGTAGCATTAATGGCGCTGGCGTTGAGTGCGTTCGCCATCGGAACCACGGAGTTTGTCATTATGGGGTTGCTGCCAGAGGTGGCGCGTGACCTTCAGGTGTCGATTCCTTCGGCGGGCTGGCTGATCAGCGGCTATGCGCTGGGAGTAGCTATCGGTGCGCCGATTATGGCGCTGCTCACCGCCAGGCTACCGCGCAAAAAAACGCTGATTCTGCTGATGGTGATCTTTATCGTCGGCAACCTGCTGTGTGCGCTGGCTTACAACTATAACCTGCTGATGCTGGCCCGAATCGTTACCGCGCTCTGTCACGGTGCCTTCTTTGGTATTGGTGCCGTGGTCGCCGCCAGTCTGGTGCCTGCCGGTCGTCAGGCTTCCGCTGTCGCACTGATGTTCACCGGACTGACCTTAGCCAACGTGCTGGGCGTGCCGCTTGGGACCAGTTTCGGACAGATGTTTGGCTGGCGGGCGACCTTCTGGGGCGTGGCAGTCATCGGCGTGCTGGCGTTTATCGCCCTGATCGTCAGTCTGCCCAACAATAAAGAGGAGAAACCGGTTCATCTGGCGAGTGAAATCGGTGCGCTGGCTAACGGGAAACTGTGGCTGTCGCTGCTGATGACGGTGTGCTTTGCCGCCGCGATGTTTGCACTGTTCAGCTACATTGCGCCGCTGCTGTTAGAGGTGACGGGCATCAGCGATCGCGGCGTCAGCTGGACGCTATTCCTGATTGGTGCGGGCCTGACGGTTGGTAACATCCTCGGCGGAAAACTGGCCGACTGGAAAGTCTCCTTCAGCCTGATCCTCAGCTTCTCACTGATTGCTCTCTTCTCGCTGTTGTTCAGCTGGACCAGCCATGCGCTGTGGCTGGCGGAGATCACCCTGTTCCTGTGGGCGATGGCGACCTTTGCGACGGTGCCGGGTCTGCAGATCAACGTGGTGCGTCACGGCAAAGAGGCACCGAACCTGGTCTCAACCCTGAACATTTCGGCGTTCAACGTCGGTAATGCGCTGGGTGCCTGGGTCGGTGGTGCGGTGATTGGCCGTGGTTTTGGCCTGACGGCAGTGCCGGTTGCTGCGGCTGCGCTGGCAGCCATCGGTCTGCTGGTCTGTCTGATCACCTTCCGTAAATCGGGCGGCGCAGCCGCCAGGGTCCGCGCTTAA
- a CDS encoding YgdI/YgdR family lipoprotein, which produces MKGLAGVALVMVTAAFLSGCSSDYVMATKDGRMIMTEGKPSIDKETGLVEYTDQTGHMVQINSDEVSTIIER; this is translated from the coding sequence ATGAAAGGGTTGGCAGGAGTAGCACTGGTAATGGTAACCGCCGCATTCTTAAGTGGATGCAGTTCTGATTATGTCATGGCGACCAAAGATGGCCGGATGATCATGACGGAAGGCAAGCCGAGCATTGATAAAGAGACCGGCCTGGTGGAGTACACCGACCAGACGGGCCACATGGTGCAGATTAACAGCGATGAGGTCTCAACGATCATTGAACGTTAA
- a CDS encoding NADP(H)-dependent aldo-keto reductase: MHYHRIPHSTLEVSQLGLGTMTFGEQNSEADAHAQLDLALRSGINFIDTAEMYPVPPRPETQGLTEHYIGSWLKQRGSRDKIILASKVAGPSRGNDASIRPDMALDRKNIRAALDASLKRLNTDYLDLYQLHWPQRQTNYFGKLGYQYSETTAQVTLLETLEALAEQVRAGKIRYIGVSNETAWGVMRYLQLAEKHELPRIVSIQNPYSLLNRSFEVGLAEISQHEGVELLAYSSLAFGTLSGKYLNGAQPAGARNTLFSRFTRYSGEQSQKAIAEYVALAQQHQIDPSQMALAYVRQQPFVASTLLGATTLEQLQVNIDSFNLTLNAEILEGIEAIHRRYTYPAP, from the coding sequence ATGCACTATCATCGTATTCCTCACAGCACGCTGGAAGTGAGTCAGCTGGGATTGGGCACCATGACGTTTGGCGAACAGAACAGCGAAGCCGACGCGCATGCTCAACTGGATTTAGCACTCCGTTCCGGCATCAACTTTATTGATACCGCCGAGATGTATCCGGTGCCTCCGCGCCCGGAAACCCAGGGTCTGACCGAACACTATATTGGCAGCTGGCTCAAACAGCGCGGCAGCCGCGACAAAATCATTCTGGCCAGTAAAGTCGCCGGCCCTTCGCGCGGCAATGATGCGTCGATCCGCCCGGATATGGCGCTGGACCGTAAAAATATCCGCGCCGCACTTGATGCCAGCCTGAAACGCCTTAACACCGACTACCTTGATCTCTACCAGCTGCACTGGCCGCAGCGTCAGACCAACTATTTTGGCAAGCTCGGCTATCAGTACAGCGAGACCACCGCGCAGGTGACGCTGCTGGAGACGCTGGAAGCGCTGGCCGAACAGGTGCGTGCCGGTAAGATTCGTTATATCGGGGTATCGAACGAAACCGCGTGGGGTGTGATGCGCTATCTGCAGCTGGCGGAGAAACATGAACTGCCGCGCATCGTCAGCATCCAGAATCCCTACAGCCTGCTGAACCGCAGCTTTGAAGTGGGTCTGGCCGAAATCAGCCAGCATGAAGGCGTAGAACTGCTGGCTTACTCCAGCCTGGCGTTTGGTACGCTGAGCGGTAAATACCTGAATGGCGCGCAGCCTGCGGGCGCACGCAACACGCTGTTCAGCCGCTTTACCCGCTACAGCGGCGAGCAGTCACAAAAGGCGATTGCCGAATATGTGGCGCTGGCTCAGCAGCATCAGATCGACCCGTCGCAGATGGCGCTCGCCTATGTGCGTCAGCAGCCGTTTGTCGCCAGCACGCTGCTGGGCGCCACGACGCTTGAGCAGCTGCAGGTCAATATCGACAGTTTCAATCTGACCTTAAATGCAGAAATTCTGGAAGGCATTGAGGCAATCCACCGTCGTTATACCTATCCGGCACCCTAA
- a CDS encoding serine protease, translating to MQRLIALMVFGLTGCSVGHYEYSKEAEKRVDMTVTGIPTVLGLGTLGTTIPLTPEYSLTAAHVAKFSLYRVKSWHPQCDLAVVYHKNSEMNLPPNFRNSHIGDQVNLYGYSFISAMPVSSSGQNLINTTLANSWNKPDCVVVAANAGVVKGMSGGAVYNASDDTLAGVIIGYSNNINDNVSGKTLYKNVALYVPYSRFQTWLDQAIKS from the coding sequence ATGCAACGACTCATAGCCTTAATGGTTTTTGGCTTAACCGGCTGCTCGGTGGGTCATTATGAGTACAGTAAAGAAGCTGAAAAACGGGTTGATATGACCGTGACCGGCATTCCTACCGTACTCGGTTTAGGCACGCTTGGTACCACCATCCCGCTGACGCCGGAGTACAGCCTGACAGCCGCACACGTGGCGAAATTCTCCCTTTACCGGGTCAAATCCTGGCATCCGCAATGCGACCTGGCGGTGGTCTATCACAAAAACAGTGAAATGAACCTGCCCCCTAACTTCCGCAACAGCCATATCGGCGACCAGGTGAATCTCTACGGTTACAGTTTCATTTCGGCCATGCCGGTCAGCTCCAGCGGGCAGAACCTGATTAACACCACGCTGGCGAACAGCTGGAATAAGCCGGACTGCGTCGTCGTGGCGGCGAACGCAGGTGTGGTGAAAGGGATGTCAGGCGGCGCGGTCTATAACGCCTCGGATGATACGCTGGCGGGTGTGATTATTGGCTACAGCAATAACATCAACGACAATGTCAGCGGTAAGACACTTTATAAGAACGTAGCGCTCTATGTGCCCTACTCGCGATTTCAGACCTGGCTGGATCAGGCGATTAAATCCTAA
- a CDS encoding cupin domain-containing protein has product MTQRPDCIRHWQALEGEDNEHYEDSDERMSIGAPLGRLLGLTRLGIHHERLLPGRRMSYPHAESAEEEFIFVLEGHPDAWINGELYPLSPGDAVAFPAGTGICHTFINNSEHEARFLVVGETSKPENRITYPLNPDYEATRKDRWLNPPEQPMGNHPGLPDKKS; this is encoded by the coding sequence ATGACGCAACGTCCCGACTGTATTCGCCACTGGCAGGCGCTGGAAGGCGAAGATAACGAACATTATGAAGACAGCGATGAGCGCATGTCGATTGGTGCGCCACTGGGAAGGTTACTGGGATTAACCCGGCTTGGCATTCACCATGAAAGGCTGTTACCTGGACGCCGCATGTCTTATCCCCACGCGGAGAGCGCAGAAGAAGAGTTCATCTTTGTGCTTGAAGGCCATCCTGACGCCTGGATTAACGGCGAGCTGTACCCGCTGTCGCCGGGCGATGCAGTGGCCTTTCCGGCGGGCACTGGCATTTGCCACACCTTTATCAATAACAGCGAGCACGAGGCACGCTTCTTAGTGGTAGGGGAGACCAGCAAGCCTGAAAACCGGATTACTTATCCTCTTAACCCGGACTATGAAGCAACCCGTAAAGACAGATGGCTGAATCCGCCCGAACAGCCTATGGGCAACCATCCCGGTTTGCCTGACAAAAAATCTTAG